A genomic segment from Paramixta manurensis encodes:
- a CDS encoding DUF3320 domain-containing protein encodes MDEIEGSLYRNSNLSLSQKLEKARAELLDLTARNRLLNIPKSKTTKFLEVVNERSDILFKMLFEEGKPFTFLHGREDKKTAENNENSEKESESESESESEDIIFLDDSETNHNDTKLQTKLTPKTLQKKLLDLYYDSKTLEEEQGVNILFLSLGSLKWIDPNNKANIRHAPILLLPVELIRAKAGERFKIKVRDEDIISNLSLETLLSRVHQLILPPLNIDDEFSLTDYFAKIKQTISLKEGWEVLENEVNLGLFSYAKFMMYTDLDPDNWPSDSKITDQESIKCLLETGFSGEELISDDIVIDSVIPPREMLHILDSDSSQTLAIHEVRNGKSLVIQGPPGTGKSQTIANIIASAVADGKKVLFVAEKMAALEVVKRRLDQAGVGDACLELHSNKTNKRAFLEELKRVWELGSPRGEFPDTLVNNLTESRDILNNHPARIHKTYMPSGLTPYKVMAQLVRLRQTGFDPNDYNINGYEYWSNDDFEKRHALIDELIERIVDIGIPDSHPWNGIDRTEILPSEVERLTASLTNLKSELSDSIEESIRLSKLTNEAYHIGSLRELQEFIKIAELINSAPNLSPESLSSPLWVTSKDEIKALIEDGLLFEELYKKLESQLHAGEFNKEVASLHEDYRNLPADININAFNAAYKLKTLTPKILKESSRLQQELGSKIGFSNLSEIESLIELGESITQAPNVSPEAFIATVWEGGIEKASSLVADIKQLSIYKEKINLIFVEKAWETDVESTRNSLENNTGAFKFLNSEWRKSKKLTISLINDKSLTIPQQIEYLGLLIKAQKLRKSVSDLNEFGQSAFGSDWRGEKSDSELLKSLVEWMRTLRGINSEARIIASRLSNKEALSYQVSQLKKLTNDVLSESRILWDSLGSAPEEYFDNCYAVKNIPLESLLEKSNFLSGIDSVFKEVFVKTESSVPVRIELLNLLLQTQQKIKSIYTFDNLAQSTLYPLWLNENSDWELILNAYSWIESNNDLRFIASKIDDKQGLVDRSRGLCTSVEAHFTKLTSVINSLASSYESIFSNENIHEIPLKSIHDKITLWIDNSEQLSKWVAWQNRVELAKKFGIYPLISDLSSGVLSSEHLLGTFDRAYFDSILSLMVEDEPELARFDGDLHSRRVASFAEMDLRRIKASSFEVVRAHHRAIPPKIGVGPVGVLRGEMARKRGHMAIRQLMIKAGAAIQALKPVMMMSPLSVAQFLAPGKQSFDLLVMDEASQIQPVDALGAIARSKQIVVVGDERQLPPTSFFAKMTGSADEQDDDDSTQVADIESILGLFVARGLPQKMLRWHYRSRHQSLIAVSNSQFYENKLYIVPSPYTQEAGMGLRFHKVEDGVFESGRNVNEAKRVAMAILEHARSKSNLSLGVATFSVTQRRCIQDELEVLRRLNPEFEDFFYAHPSEPFFVKNLENIQGDERDVIIISVGYARNPQNYMAMRFGPLGSEGGERRLNVLISRAKRRCEVYSSIEEDDIDLERGKGRGVFAFKLFLQYARTGRLSIAEQSGRSMDSVFEEQVANALQKEGFQVHPQVGIAGFFIDLAIADPDMPGRYLIGIECDGMTYHSSRSSRERDRLRQAVLEDHGWIIHRIWSTDWFQRPEEQLQKTLSTIQAAKKELENRSEASLSRSRAVPVEIVTVERETVTEIGLETFEGSFNEAVAYVEAVPDVDTRFQIHETPVGILAKIVEQIVLVEAPIHVNEVITRVRSAWGLQRAGARIEAIVKDAIKITTSSFSIFMEDDFLYNDNLSIKLRDRTNVKSAGLRKSENISNKEIEAGVIDIINKSFGATQDELVNSVSRAMGFKATSGTLKGIIISIIQKMENDNKIVFKEPMYYII; translated from the coding sequence ATGGATGAAATTGAAGGCTCACTTTACAGAAACTCAAATCTATCACTTAGCCAAAAACTTGAAAAGGCACGAGCAGAACTTCTTGATCTGACTGCCCGAAATCGTTTACTGAACATACCAAAATCTAAAACCACGAAATTCTTAGAAGTGGTTAATGAGCGTTCTGATATTCTTTTCAAAATGCTGTTTGAAGAAGGAAAGCCCTTCACTTTTCTTCATGGTCGAGAAGATAAGAAAACAGCAGAAAATAATGAGAATAGTGAGAAAGAATCAGAATCAGAATCAGAATCAGAATCAGAAGATATTATTTTTTTAGATGACTCTGAAACTAATCATAATGATACAAAACTTCAGACTAAGCTCACGCCTAAGACATTACAAAAAAAGTTACTGGATTTGTATTACGACTCAAAAACTCTTGAAGAAGAGCAAGGCGTGAACATCCTGTTTCTGTCTTTGGGATCACTTAAATGGATAGATCCGAATAATAAAGCAAACATACGCCACGCCCCCATTTTATTGTTGCCAGTTGAATTAATACGAGCTAAAGCAGGAGAACGCTTTAAAATAAAAGTTAGGGATGAGGATATCATCAGTAACCTGTCGCTTGAGACATTACTTAGCCGTGTTCACCAATTAATCTTACCTCCCCTAAATATCGATGACGAATTTTCCTTAACAGACTACTTTGCTAAAATCAAGCAGACTATTTCACTGAAAGAAGGCTGGGAAGTATTAGAAAACGAGGTAAATTTAGGCCTTTTTTCCTACGCTAAATTCATGATGTATACAGATTTAGATCCTGATAACTGGCCCTCAGATTCAAAAATCACCGATCAGGAATCAATAAAGTGCCTTTTGGAAACAGGATTTTCTGGTGAAGAGTTAATCTCCGACGACATTGTAATTGACTCTGTCATTCCTCCCCGTGAAATGCTACATATTTTGGACAGTGACAGCTCACAGACTCTAGCCATTCATGAAGTACGTAATGGTAAAAGCTTAGTCATTCAAGGCCCTCCAGGAACTGGTAAATCTCAGACTATAGCAAACATCATAGCTTCAGCAGTCGCAGACGGTAAAAAAGTATTGTTTGTCGCTGAAAAAATGGCGGCCCTTGAGGTAGTTAAGCGCAGACTTGATCAGGCGGGTGTTGGAGATGCTTGCTTAGAGCTTCATAGCAACAAAACCAACAAAAGAGCATTCCTTGAAGAACTGAAGCGAGTTTGGGAACTTGGTTCCCCTCGGGGAGAATTTCCAGATACATTAGTTAATAATCTCACAGAAAGCCGCGATATTCTCAACAATCACCCTGCAAGAATTCATAAAACATACATGCCATCTGGGCTAACACCATATAAGGTTATGGCGCAACTGGTACGTCTCAGACAAACAGGTTTTGATCCTAACGATTATAATATTAACGGGTATGAATACTGGAGTAACGACGATTTCGAGAAAAGACATGCACTTATTGATGAATTAATTGAAAGAATAGTTGATATCGGCATTCCTGATTCGCATCCGTGGAATGGTATCGATAGAACTGAGATACTTCCTAGTGAAGTTGAAAGACTCACAGCTTCATTGACGAACCTGAAGTCTGAACTTTCAGATTCTATTGAAGAATCTATCCGTCTTTCTAAACTAACTAATGAAGCCTATCATATAGGCTCATTAAGAGAGTTGCAGGAATTCATAAAAATTGCTGAATTAATTAATTCAGCACCTAATTTATCACCTGAATCGTTAAGCTCGCCCTTATGGGTCACATCCAAAGATGAGATAAAAGCCTTAATTGAAGACGGGTTATTGTTTGAAGAACTTTATAAAAAACTTGAGAGCCAATTACATGCAGGTGAGTTTAACAAAGAGGTCGCCAGCCTTCATGAAGACTATCGTAATTTACCTGCAGATATTAACATCAATGCTTTTAATGCTGCATATAAACTGAAGACACTTACACCCAAGATCTTAAAAGAGTCTTCAAGGTTACAACAAGAGTTGGGTTCAAAAATTGGATTCTCAAATTTAAGTGAGATTGAAAGTCTCATTGAGTTGGGCGAAAGTATTACTCAGGCTCCGAATGTAAGTCCAGAAGCATTCATTGCCACTGTCTGGGAAGGTGGTATTGAAAAAGCATCAAGTCTGGTTGCAGACATTAAGCAACTTAGTATTTATAAAGAAAAAATAAATCTTATCTTCGTTGAAAAGGCGTGGGAAACAGATGTAGAAAGCACCCGGAATAGCCTAGAAAATAACACTGGCGCTTTTAAGTTTCTCAATAGCGAATGGCGAAAATCCAAAAAACTCACTATCTCCTTAATAAATGATAAAAGCTTAACGATACCTCAGCAGATTGAGTATCTCGGGCTATTGATAAAAGCACAGAAACTAAGAAAATCCGTCAGTGATTTGAACGAATTCGGACAGTCAGCTTTTGGTTCTGACTGGCGCGGTGAGAAAAGCGATAGTGAGTTGTTAAAATCACTTGTGGAGTGGATGCGTACCCTGCGTGGTATTAATTCTGAAGCCAGAATAATTGCAAGCCGACTTTCTAATAAAGAAGCTTTGTCATATCAAGTGAGCCAACTCAAGAAGCTTACAAATGACGTTTTAAGTGAAAGTCGTATTCTCTGGGATTCCCTTGGAAGCGCCCCAGAAGAATACTTTGATAACTGCTACGCAGTGAAAAATATCCCTTTAGAATCACTCTTAGAGAAATCTAATTTTCTGAGTGGTATTGACTCTGTGTTCAAAGAAGTTTTTGTCAAAACTGAATCCTCAGTTCCTGTTCGTATTGAATTGCTAAACCTGTTATTACAGACCCAGCAAAAAATTAAATCCATTTATACTTTCGATAATTTAGCTCAGTCAACCTTGTACCCATTATGGTTGAACGAAAACAGTGATTGGGAGTTGATACTAAATGCTTATTCATGGATCGAATCAAATAATGATCTGAGGTTTATAGCGTCTAAAATAGATGATAAACAGGGTTTAGTTGATAGATCTAGAGGTTTGTGCACGTCAGTGGAAGCGCATTTTACTAAGCTTACCTCAGTGATAAATTCTCTTGCATCTTCCTATGAATCAATTTTCAGCAATGAAAATATTCATGAAATACCATTAAAATCAATCCATGATAAGATTACTCTTTGGATAGATAATTCTGAACAACTTTCAAAATGGGTTGCTTGGCAAAATCGTGTAGAGTTGGCTAAAAAATTTGGTATTTATCCCTTAATCTCCGATTTGAGTAGTGGCGTTCTGTCCTCGGAACATTTATTGGGTACTTTTGATAGAGCCTATTTCGACTCAATTCTGTCTTTAATGGTCGAAGATGAGCCAGAACTGGCTCGTTTTGATGGTGATTTGCATTCAAGGCGAGTTGCAAGCTTCGCCGAAATGGATCTGCGAAGAATTAAAGCCTCTAGTTTTGAAGTTGTAAGAGCTCACCATAGAGCAATTCCTCCCAAAATTGGCGTCGGTCCTGTAGGTGTATTGCGGGGGGAGATGGCACGCAAACGCGGTCATATGGCAATTCGACAACTGATGATAAAAGCTGGTGCAGCTATTCAGGCCTTAAAGCCAGTGATGATGATGAGCCCTCTTTCCGTTGCTCAATTTTTAGCACCGGGTAAACAGTCATTTGATTTACTTGTAATGGACGAAGCCAGTCAGATTCAACCTGTAGATGCATTAGGGGCAATCGCTCGAAGTAAACAGATCGTTGTGGTTGGAGACGAACGCCAGTTACCCCCGACTTCTTTCTTTGCGAAAATGACAGGTTCTGCAGATGAGCAAGATGATGATGATTCAACTCAGGTGGCAGACATAGAGAGCATACTCGGACTTTTTGTAGCCAGAGGGTTGCCTCAAAAAATGCTTCGCTGGCACTACAGAAGCCGTCACCAGTCATTGATTGCTGTATCGAATAGCCAGTTTTATGAAAACAAGCTTTATATAGTCCCTAGTCCTTATACACAAGAAGCAGGTATGGGGCTACGATTCCATAAAGTTGAAGATGGCGTATTTGAATCTGGAAGAAATGTAAATGAAGCAAAACGGGTAGCAATGGCAATCCTTGAGCACGCCAGAAGCAAATCTAATTTATCTCTGGGTGTTGCTACCTTCTCTGTCACTCAAAGAAGATGTATACAGGACGAGCTCGAAGTCCTTCGCAGGCTGAACCCTGAGTTCGAGGATTTTTTCTATGCACATCCAAGTGAACCGTTTTTTGTAAAAAACCTTGAAAACATTCAGGGTGACGAACGTGACGTCATTATCATTTCTGTTGGATATGCCAGAAATCCACAAAACTACATGGCAATGAGATTTGGTCCTCTTGGATCTGAGGGCGGTGAAAGACGTTTGAACGTTCTTATAAGTCGAGCTAAAAGACGTTGCGAAGTCTATTCCTCTATTGAAGAGGACGATATCGATCTTGAAAGGGGTAAAGGCAGAGGTGTATTCGCTTTTAAACTTTTCCTGCAATATGCAAGAACAGGACGCTTGTCAATTGCAGAACAAAGTGGCCGTTCAATGGACAGTGTGTTCGAAGAACAGGTTGCAAATGCTCTTCAAAAAGAAGGCTTCCAGGTCCACCCCCAAGTCGGTATTGCAGGTTTCTTCATTGATTTAGCCATTGCCGACCCTGATATGCCGGGCCGCTACCTTATCGGGATTGAATGCGATGGTATGACTTACCACTCTTCCCGTTCTTCGAGAGAAAGAGATCGCCTGCGTCAGGCAGTGCTTGAGGATCATGGTTGGATCATTCACAGGATTTGGAGCACAGATTGGTTCCAGCGCCCCGAAGAGCAACTACAGAAAACTCTCTCTACTATTCAGGCGGCTAAGAAAGAGCTCGAAAATCGTTCTGAAGCTTCTCTATCTCGGTCAAGAGCTGTACCTGTCGAGATAGTGACAGTAGAAAGAGAGACTGTCACAGAGATTGGTCTAGAGACATTTGAAGGCAGTTTCAATGAAGCTGTTGCATATGTTGAGGCAGTTCCTGACGTTGATACAAGATTCCAGATTCATGAGACTCCAGTTGGCATACTGGCTAAGATAGTCGAGCAAATTGTTCTTGTTGAAGCCCCAATACATGTGAATGAAGTGATTACACGTGTCAGGTCAGCATGGGGTTTACAACGTGCAGGGGCTCGTATTGAAGCCATTGTCAAAGATGCAATAAAAATCACAACCTCAAGTTTTTCAATTTTCATGGAGGATGACTTTTTATACAACGATAATCTTTCCATAAAATTGAGAGACAGAACGAATGTTAAATCAGCAGGATTAAGAAAGTCGGAAAATATATCTAATAAGGAAATAGAAGCGGGAGTTATTGATATTATCAATAAAAGCTTCGGTGCTACCCAAGACGAGCTGGTCAATTCTGTATCAAGGGCTATGGGCTTCAAGGCTACAAGTGGTACTTTAAAAGGCATCATCATATCCATAATTCAAAAAATGGAAAATGATAATAAAATCGTTTTTAAAGAACCAATGTACTATATCATATGA
- a CDS encoding IS3 family transposase (programmed frameshift) → MFKECPVQRIEVITGEQKRRRYTPEEKARFVALAMQPGYTVSLVARQYGITPSLLFKWKRLMNDGGKSAIAAGDEVVSVSEVKALEKKVKQLEQMLGRKTMEAEILRDALEIAQGKKVDIAHAIAATGRYPLIRIAEVLCVSRSNLYDRLLEKRQHRSARYSKDDDARLLPLIRQICSERATNGYRRVTAHLNRALRQQNWRVNPKRIYRIMQANHLLLAKSGHKKPARSHTGNVVTLKPDTRWCSDGFEIRCWNREVVRVVFSLDCCDREAISWSATTGGINSVMVQDLLTESVEKRFGNALYLPHAVEWLTDNGSCYIADSTRTFAASLGFIVCTTPVRSPESNGMAESFVKTFKRDYVYVNDLPDAVTVMEKLTEWMEDYNNWHPHKGLKMQSPREYRSSLLAIN, encoded by the exons ATGTTTAAGGAGTGTCCTGTGCAAAGAATCGAAGTGATCACTGGCGAGCAAAAGCGCCGTCGTTATACTCCCGAAGAGAAAGCCCGTTTTGTTGCGCTCGCCATGCAACCCGGCTACACCGTCTCACTCGTTGCCCGGCAGTATGGCATCACACCCAGTCTTCTTTTTAAGTGGAAACGGCTCATGAACGATGGTGGGAAGTCTGCGATTGCTGCAGGCGACGAGGTGGTCAGCGTCTCCGAAGTCAAAGCGCTGGAGAAAAAAGTCAAACAGCTTGAACAAATGCTGGGACGCAAAACGATGGAAGCCGAAATCCTTCGGGACGCGCTTGAGATAGCCCAGG GCAAAAAAGTTGATATCGCGCATGCCATTGCTGCCACCGGACGATATCCCCTCATCCGAATAGCTGAAGTGCTCTGTGTGTCGCGTTCGAATCTTTATGACCGGCTGCTGGAGAAACGCCAGCACCGGTCAGCACGCTACAGCAAAGACGATGACGCCCGACTGTTGCCGCTTATCCGCCAGATATGCAGCGAGCGGGCAACAAACGGCTATCGCCGCGTGACTGCGCACCTCAATCGTGCTCTGAGGCAACAAAACTGGCGGGTTAACCCCAAACGTATTTACCGGATCATGCAGGCGAATCACCTGTTGCTGGCAAAATCCGGTCATAAAAAGCCAGCGCGCAGTCATACCGGCAACGTCGTCACACTTAAGCCGGATACGCGCTGGTGTTCAGATGGCTTCGAAATCCGCTGCTGGAATCGGGAAGTCGTGCGGGTGGTGTTCAGCCTTGACTGCTGTGATCGCGAAGCCATCAGTTGGTCGGCGACAACAGGTGGAATAAACAGCGTTATGGTGCAGGATCTGCTGACAGAGAGTGTAGAAAAGCGTTTTGGAAATGCGCTTTACCTGCCACATGCCGTTGAGTGGCTGACGGATAACGGCAGTTGCTACATAGCGGACTCAACAAGAACGTTCGCCGCCTCGCTCGGGTTCATCGTGTGTACGACGCCAGTGCGAAGTCCGGAGAGCAACGGGATGGCAGAATCGTTCGTGAAAACGTTCAAGCGTGATTACGTGTATGTGAATGATCTGCCGGATGCGGTAACCGTCATGGAAAAACTGACGGAATGGATGGAAGACTATAATAACTGGCATCCCCATAAAGGTCTGAAAATGCAGTCACCGAGAGAGTACAGAAGTTCGCTGCTGGCTATAAATTAA